The window GGGTGGAGCTGGTCACATTACAGCTCAACCATCACCTTGCCACAGTTCTTCTGCTCGAACATCCAGTCGATAGCGTCGTACACACCTTCTAGGCCTCTGAAAGTCGCGGGATCGATGCAGCAATGCAGAATGCCCTGCTCGTGCAGCGCACAGAGACGGTCGAAGTGCAGCTGCCCGTACTTGGCGAagtgagggaggaagaaggtagagagggaggcgctcTTGGCAAGCAgctgcaacggcagcggcttgcGGTTCGGACAGGCTGCTTCGATGGAGCCGCGCTGGTAAGTCGAAACGCAGCCTAGTGAGAGGATGCGGCCGCGCGGTGCGAGGCTCTGGATCACAGCCTCGAGAAGGTCGCCGCCAACGGATTCGTAGGCGATGCTGACCCCGCGTGGGTAGCAGCGCaggaacgccgccgccgtgtcgccgccctctgccTTGTAATTCACCACCCCGTCGCACTTGAGGGTGTTGGTGAGAAAGACCTCCTTCGATGGCGAGGAGCACGTCCCGACGACTGAGCAGCCGTAGACGTGCTTGAGCAGCTGAACGGCAAATTGCCCTGtgccgcctgccgccgccgtcacgacGGCGCGCTCGCCGGGCTGCGGCTTGAGGACGTGCTCAAGCGCAATggacgccgtcgtcgcacTCAGGTCGAGCGGCAGGTATTCCCTCGCCATGCGTGGTATAGGCTTGGCGTGCCGTCGCGCTACCACCTGGTACTCTGTGAACGCGCCGTAGCTCTGAGtcacgacagcggcgccggccttCAAGTCTTTTACGCCGCTGCCTACGTCGACAACCTCTCCGACAGCCTCGAAGCCACAAGCGAAAGGCGGCCGCACGTTGGGCTGGTAGATGCCAGCCGTGAAGTTAATGTCGCTCGCGTTGATGCCAAGGTACTTGTTCTTCACGAGGATAGCCTTGGGGTGCAGCTCCGTTGGGAACGGTGCTTCAACGATGGATGCGACCGCCCGGAAGTTGGTGGAGAGCTCCCGGGCGACGATGTGCCTGTAcgtacgcgctgctgcggccatTACCTGAATGCATGGGTGGCGGCTTCCGTATGcgcttgtgtttgtgtgcgggTGGCCGTAGCGAACGTGTCATGCTGAGCACAAAGAGCGgtggagacagagagagagcgatgaTGGAGGCTGAGGACATGGAGGTGCAAGGGGGTGGTGGGcggcctgcggcggcaggaaAGGTATCGCCGGCGCACAGTGGGACCCGCGTGCGCATCActgtgcctccctctctcgtgccCCAAAGCCGCTTGACACGATTACTTGCACGCGCCGCCGaccgtgtgcgtgggtgcgcgaTGACGGATGCGTGTGCACAGATGGCGAACGAATAAAGAGAACGTGAGCGAGAGAGGTCGATGCGGGGACGCACAAGTGACGAAGATCACACGAGTGATTTTCGACGCCTGCTGCAACGGACGCTGGGTGGAGAGTAAGCGGCCAAGGCGGGGCGTGGGATGGGCGAGTCCGTGCACGGCGAGAGGTAGATGGAAGGCGTGCACACCGGTGTCagtgcccccccctctccctcccccaacccACTGAGAGGCACATGTAGACGACACGTGCAGACGGGCTTGACAGGACGTTCAGAAAAATAGGTAACAGTGACAGCAATAGAATCAGAGCGAcaccgcgccgcgcgcgcggcgtacacacatgcgcacgccgAGCGAGAGACAGTGGAACGGAGGGGAGCGGGtaggggagggaggaggagacacgTGAGCCGGGGAACGTATTCGGAGATACGgagcacagacacacgtgcaACACGAGCAGGACCCAGGCAAAAGAGGGCGCATGTCTTTTCGGGGGTGGGTGGACGCCCGTCAAGGAAGAGAAGTCACGCTGCATCTGTGTTGatgtctcctcctcctcccatccGACATTAAAGTTTAGATATCGTTCTCGCTGTAATATGGCagaaggcgcacacacgcgcattcCCTTCTCGCGCGCTGCTATGCCTACCGGCGTGAGGCGGAGTTGCCATAGGGGTTTGCCTCCCACATCACCCAGTCGTCACTGTGCCCGCGCGTGGACGAATTCTGTCGCCCTTCCGCatgcgatggcggtggcgcttgCGGCGTGGACGCGCTCTCCGCGGTGTTGCTCGGCAACACCTGCGTCACACGCGCCTCAGTGTAGCGCGTCGCCATGGCACGCACCCGCTCGGCGACTGAGTGCGGCACATCACAGGCTTCCTCCCATTCCTCCACAGCGGACGCCAGGCGGGCCTGAGAGGCTACCGCCGACAGGTCGCTGCTTGGCGTCTCCAACGGCCATGACTTCGGCGTGACCGCCTTCTTTGCCGACTGGGGCGCGTCGTTGTCAGCGTCCTCCATCAGCTCCTTCGCGAGATCCTCGAAATCGTCGTCcatgcgcgcggcgccgtcgagggTGTCGGCGTTGCCGGCCGTCAGCAGGTCACTGACCGACTCCGCGaccagcgacggcgccgttgccgcgcgatcgaaggcggaggcggcgggggccTTGACTGGCGCCTGAGGCGGCAGGAGCGGCGAGGTCGGCTGCTGTGACGCGTCCTGCTCGAACTGCAAgctgtcgtcgctgcgccgcatgctCTGGTCATACTCCCGCTCCCACTGACCCAGTAGTGACTGCAGCATCGGGCTGAGCATGGAGGAGAAAGCCTGCAGCATGGGGTACTGCTGttgcacgccgctgctctgcagGAGTGACTGCATAATGTTTGCCATGGCGGGTTGAAAGGCGCCGCTACCGCCTTCGAACCACCGTGCCGAGCGGCTGAGGACCATGCCAACGTAACGCACCACGATGTTGCGTAGGCCCCGACTCCACTCCGCCGCGTTTGCCGAGCTGCGGGAGAGGTGCTGCATGACAGACACGTAGAAGTGCTCGAGGTAGCGCGGAAGCTCCTGCCGGAACATCCCCACGCGCTGAGACGCTTCCGCAACGGTCCTCCCGGCACtcgtggccgctgccgtctgcTGCGTCATCAGGTTCTGCACAGCCGACATGCTTAGGATACGCTCGCTGAGCTGCCTCGCCTCGTTCTGGGCCACATGCACCACGGCAGCCGGCGACTCGTCCGTTCCGTTGAGCCGCCGTTGCACCTGCTCCTGCAATGGCAGCCGCAGGCTCGCAAGGACGCTGCAGTTGCCCGCTGCCAGTTGCAACAGCTGCGGCATTCCCAACGTTGCCAGCGCGGTGCTCATGGCTTCGTTGATCCATGGCGTCTGTGTGTCGCTTGCAGAGGAGGCATTGGTGCTGTTCGCCTGGaaggcggccgtggcgcgcggttgctgctgctgctgttcctgcAGCGTGGGCTGGGGATAGCTGTTACGATCTGTGGTGTCCGCCTGCAGCGTCACATGCCCCACTGGGATCTGCGTAGAGAGTCGCCGCAGACGCTCCGGCATGGCGTCCAGCTCCTCTGGGGTGCAGTGCACATGGATGTGCACAACCGATgattgctgctgcgggtacTGCAGGGGCGAcatcgacggcgctgcgttGCCCACAAACACATCCATGCGTGGTGGAGAGGCAGCCGTGGTGAAGTGGAAAGTGGGCTGCGGGGCAacaccaccggcagcagcggcaggtgcaggagcagctggtggctgcggtgcagcgggggAAGGTGTGGAGGCCTCACGTTGccctggcgctgcagcgtccgccgcggcacctGCACCTGTGCTACCAGAGGCTGAgcctgctggtgccgccgtcCCACCCGCCGTTTCCGCTGGCGTAGCACCTGCGGTggatggctgctgctgctgctgctgcgactgtTGAGCACCCGCATTGCCGTTCAGCGAGTTGGAAAGGACGGACGAGATCAgccacggcagctgcgaAGTAAAGGCGTTCACGGTGGCGGCCACCGCAGGgttggcggccgccgctgccgctgccgctgccgctgcatcaaTACCACtaccaccggcagcgccagcggcagccgtgccgTCGCTCCTCGGCACGTTCGAGCCCATCTCATAAGAGAAGGTCACGTGCGGACTGCTGTCCGATGCTGGAGGGGTTGCCGATGGCATCGACGCcccctgcggcgccgtctgctgatgctgctgaaAGGCAGTGGAGATGGAGCTGGCGATCGTAGAGGCGAAGGGCTGCCAAGAGAAGCCGCCCCCTGACACGTAGTTGTAGCCGCTGTTGCCCGCCGTACCAAAGGAGAACTGAGGCATCGTGAACTGGTGTTGTTGGTTCGGGCCAGCGCTGTGCtcttcaccgcctccgtTGTTGCCGCCCTCCGGCTGACGGGGCTGCACCACAATGTGCACGgtgctgccctcctccacaccgtAGCTGGCCACCGAGTTGGCGTCCTGCATCAGTCGTCCGCGGTATAGCAGGCGGATGCTGTGCGTCGCGGCGTCGATGTTAAACCTGGCCATGAGGCTGTTGCGTAGCTCCGCCACCGTGAGGTTTTCCAAGACGACGACATCGTCGCTGCTGTACGGGGCGGTGCCTCGGACCTGGATGCGCATCTGGCGTGTAAGGGCGGTTAGAGGGGGACACAGACGACACGCGGGACAAGAAAGAACGAAGAGCGAAGGCAAGAAATATGCCGACCGAAGGGCAGAGGTCGGCTAATGCGGctgagcacacgcacacgctggAACGCGGGAGGGCGACGGctgtgtgtatatatatagatgtgTTACTGTGCACCTGTGtatgggggtgggggcgccaccacctccctgCCAGCTCGATATCGAAATGAATACGTGTAGCAATGAGCGCCACGGCCACTCTTCAGGGCGGTACACAGTGGAAGGCGGAAGCACACTCGATAGGCTGCAGCGATGACGGTgcaaggagggggagagcagcAAGCCAACGAAAGGAAAGGTGCTCTGCGAAGATAaagggtgtgggtgtgtgagTGGGGGTGGTGGAGCGTCGTGTTGTGCACGCACAGGTATGCACACGTGCGTCTGAATACACGGTCGATGGATAGGCGAAGGTgcgtgtatatatgtgtgtgcgtgtgtgcgtgcgtggagaGGGAcggggaagggagggcggAGCGTTGAATGCATGAGAGGACGATGACGCTGGTGGgttctcgccctcctccggcCCCAAGCCTCGCGAGAGGAGAGCCACTGCAGTGTgttcgcgccgccgcctctctaCCGCAGGATTTTCGGCCGCAGGCGCGTCCCTGGCCAGCGACACGGACGGGAGCAAGAGGTGCGAGACAGTCGCACGttgcagagagaggcacacaacGCATCGTGGGCTTGTGCCCCAGAGGAATGGCTCGGCGAGGTGCGGAGGCCGACAACATGAGCACGATTGTAGTGCAGAGGggtatgcgcgtgcgcgtgctgccgtGAGACACAGCGGGCAGGACAGGAAGAGAaggcacgcatgcacagacaACATGCACAGACGGCAAGGCcagtgagagggagggtcCGTGCTGGGTAATGCCTGCAtcaacgcagcagcgcaactCATGAAAGACACAGAGGGCAGGgggaggcagcggccagtgaagtgggtgggtgagtgggtggCAGTGGTGAACCGTCAGATGCACGCGGCACGCCAGGGTCTGCTAGGTCCGCCTACTGCAGTGACACACGCTCGTAGAGTTTTCGTGTTTTGTAGTAGCGCACTTCGCGCGGTGTCGACGGGATGCACCAGAGCAGGAAGACGGCGATCAGGCACATCACGTACTCCATCACCATGCAGTAAAAGACGACGAAGTGCCCCTTGCTCGGCACCATCTCCAGCCCCGCCACGGCAAGGCTCACGCCGCGATTCAGATTTGcggttgctgccgctgccgcgctgccgccgctcctcaGCTCCACCCTGCCACTGGTGTGTTGCTTGCCTAACGTGCCGGTCGCAGTGAAGTACTCGGGGAACCACCGCACCGTCTGATGGGACGTGAGGGCTAGCAGAAACGTGTTcgtgatgacggcggcgatgacacAGCCGCGCATGATGCCGCACCACGTCGCGTTCTGCTGCACCcccagccgcggcaccggtCGGCGCATGACGTAGCACATCTTGAACAGGTGGGAGCGGACCTCGATGATGTtagacagcagcgccacgaagGACGCGAGCGGgtaggcggcggcgaagagtAGGATGTACCCGAACTGGATCAGCATCTCAATGAAGTCCATGCAAATGTCGTAGAGGTCCAGCATCTCATCCACTTCTTCCAGCggcgagtcgctgctgccgccgtgcgcgctgcgccgcagggATGCGGGGGTGGACGGCGACCCCTCAGACGGCGTTGACGAGgtatcgccgccgctggcgcggaaaaggcggcgcaccacacggcggcgatgcgtcACGACAAACGGGATGACGGTGTGGCTCATCATCCGACTTAGAACGGCAACGTAGAACATTGACCGAAGGTGGGCGGACAGCtccgcgacgcggcagcgcccaAAGGCGATGAAGAGCAACTTGCCGTACGAGTTCACAAACTCGAAGGCAGCTCGTTTCAGCGTCAGGGAGCGCATGTACTCGCCGCGGTAGCGGTTGTTCTCCATGCGCGTCAGGTACTTGGCCAAGTCAGTGAAGATGAAGCTCAGCGCGCCAATGCACACGGAGTACGCGAGCGGCGGGAGCATCCCCGCGATGGGGTGCGCCGTCTTATCCAGCAGGCCGCCATCCACCGCGAGGCGCCGCAGAAACGGTATGGCCAGACGACTTGCCGGGTCGGTGACCATCCCGTCGAGGTTGAGCGAGCACACCATAAGACCCAGCGTGCCGCCCATGAAGAGGGCAACAATGCCCCAGGTGAGTGATTGTGCGGCAGTCAACCGATAACATGCCGGGTAGCACAACTGCGGCTCCCCAGTCACGGGGTCCGTCCCCGGCGTGCCGCGAAAATCGTGACGCAGCACGTCCTTTCCCTCTTGCTGAAACAGGTGGTACCGCATGCACagcgcactgcagcgccgctcccACATCTTGATGCACAGTACGCTGCCAATGATCATGGTCGTGCtgaagagcggcagcagagccaCGTCTAGGCAGTGCTGCACGGTGCGGCGGAGAGTGattgaggaggaggcagccggcacgagcaccgccgccgcggcggtgtcggGCACCAGACGCAGGGAGCTCAGCATAGACACCAGCACCCCCAGCAGACCCGCCCCCAACAGCCACCGCGCATAGTGGTTCATCCAGGCGTAGAAGAACATGACCTCCTCGCCGAGGTAactggcgacggcgtcctcAGAAATGGTCAGCCACCCCGCCAGAGAGCGTGCGGACCATACAGAGCTCCACAGCGCGTCGCGAGTGGCGCTGTCGTGGGCAGGGAAGCGCGCTATCGTCTTGAGGTCCGCTGGGACGACCGGGGTGGCGCCACCGTGCAGGAGGTCGCCGAgaacgcggtgcagcagtcgctgccggtgcgcgtcCGTCCACTCGGCAAACTCCCGCGGAAACGGTGGATCGATGAGGGGGGAGCGGAggtgctcctgctgccgtgcgtgcgcctggAAGAAGTGCTCGACAAGGTTTCTGTGCACCGAGACGTGAATAGACACCTTGTGTAAACCAAACGGGACCAGCTCTATGCGGAAGCACTGCGGCACCGAGTACCGCGACGGGGCTCCTGCCTCCGCCGgccgtttgtgtgcgcgacTTGGGTGAGCCCGGAAGGAGTCCAGCGTCGTCGCATTCCCCGAGAGGGCGCTGCTCCTCACGGATGTAGGTCCGCATCGGCCGGCCATGGGTGCTACCACCCGCTCCGACAagagcacctgcagcgcagcgatcAGGTACTCCTTGATGGTCTCCTCGGACGTCAGCTCGATGCAGTATTGACACCACGGACATGGGTTGCCGGAGGCGCCGAGGGAGGCCACGGGGATGATGGGAACGCCGGTGATGTTGGCCTCCGAAACCatgcgacgcagccgcgcgacCATTTCCGCCATCTCGGCCTGCCGCAGTGCCATGACCTTGTCCGTCACGTCCGCAGCCACCTCCAGCGGCTTCGCAAGCACgttcttttcttctctcgtTCCCTGCGGCATGGGCTTCACCACACCTAGTCGCTCATGCAGGCCCTTCACAATGTGATCGTAGTGGTGCGATTGctgccagcgctgcgccgccgcgacttGCCGGGCTGTGAGGGCGACGTAGGTCGGCTGTCCGAGTTGCTGCCGTGCATCggctgccaccgcagcgagCTCCTTTTTCGTGGGCCCTCGCGGCATCTCTGACGGCCCTCGGTCGGCGTCGGGCAGACACGCTGCAGAGGCATTCGGTACCTTTAGCTCATGCCGTTGCcccagcagaagcggcgcctcctcgtgcgGGGGAAGCGTGCGACCACTGTTCACGTCCACCCGACTGGAAAGCGGCTGGGCTGCACACACGACCGACGCCCTTGTAGTGACGGAATGAGGCGCATCACTCAGGAATGTCTGTAccgctgcaggtgcacgcttgcgctgctgccgctcgatCTCCGCCTTCTTGTCGGAGGCCGCCATATACGGCAGCGAGGATGTGAACAAGTTTAGCAGCGGCTTCTCTGAGTCGCGTTGGTGCCTCTTGGGAGGGTTCGCGTTCCCTGTGGCGCCCACTGCACGACGTCCACTTGCGCCTGGGGCAGTCGTGTATGCGTTCATGACATCAGGCGCGTTCGTTGGCGCTGATGGTGTTGGGCTGACCAccaggcgccgccgcttaAGCGTTcttggcggtgctgctgctgctgccaccgctgcgggcTTCGACGCCAGCGGCttcgtctgcaccgtcgtCATGATCGTGAAGCATAAAAGACCGGATTACAGGAtatggtggaggaggagcggggtAGAGGGGGGTGGGAGCACAAGCAAAAGctgatgcgctgctcctgctgagCATGCGCCGCTTCTCTACGGCGAACCAAACGACTGGTCGACTGTGGACGCGTTTGTACTCTACTTCTCTCGCAGCACACACCGTGCTGCCTGGACGTGTGCACTTGTGCTGATATCCTGCGGctcgatgtgtgtgtgagagaggggggaagctcgtgggtgggagagaggcaggtCGTTGCTTCCGCATACCAGAAGTACCGACGGCCACAAGGGCGACTGCGCTGTGCCAAcgaggcgcgtgcgtgtgcacacgcgctgaCAACGACAGCGTCGGATAAAGCAGCGATAGAATATCAAGACGCACAAGGACGAAGAGGGGGGGATtcggtgcgcgctgccgcggggCCAGAGTGTAATCACGTGGAATGCAGAAAAAAGAggcacgagagaggagagagggacggtGAGCGACAGAGGCCGGCAACTCCTGCtggcgtgtgtatgtgcgagggagggagtcGCATCGAGGCCATTAAGCGAGTCTGCACATTCGTCTCCGTCGATCTGACTTCTGgaggcggtgtgtgtgtgtgtgtgcggtgcggTCGTGCCGCTTTTACACACGGGGGCCAAATGCCGACAGGAGCAGAGTGCATCTTTTCCATGCGAGAGCATACATACGCGTATACCgcctgtgcttgtgcgtcCTGACGAGAGTGCGGAGCTGCATGCCCTTTCAGCTTCCTGCTTCACCGGGTGGAGAGGCGGAAGGGGGGGGTTGGATGGGCGGGGGGACTTCCTCTGGAGACGCGGGCAGTGAACgtagcgagagagagaagggaccATGAGGTtagtggggggggggcttctCACAGACTATCACTACGAGAAGCAGCGCTGATGGGCTGAAGGAGGATCTCGCCTGCGGCGGACTGCccaaagaagaaagagggagacgcGATCATCCACTCACCGCGTCGCCCACCGTCATGCCCCGAGAACGGTGTGCGAGGATGGATACAATGAAGCCAGTGACCGTGTGCCCCGCAGGGACGGGCGCGCACTCGCTTGCCGGCTTCGGCAGCAAAGCAAGACAAAAAAGTTAAGGAGGAGTagagggcggggggggtCCGCCGTGAAAGCGAATgtggctgccgtggcggtggtgccgagGGATAGGTGAGACGGCGAACGTTTCGcgtgccacacacacacacacacacacacacactcagagCAGAAA is drawn from Leishmania infantum JPCM5 genome chromosome 13 and contains these coding sequences:
- a CDS encoding oxidoreductase-like protein translates to MAAAARTYRHIVARELSTNFRAVASIVEAPFPTELHPKAILVKNKYLGINASDINFTAGIYQPNVRPPFACGFEAVGEVVDVGSGVKDLKAGAAVVTQSYGAFTEYQVVARRHAKPIPRMAREYLPLDLSATTASIALEHVLKPQPGERAVVTAAAGGTGQFAVQLLKHVYGCSVVGTCSSPSKEVFLTNTLKCDGVVNYKAEGGDTAAAFLRCYPRGVSIAYESVGGDLLEAVIQSLAPRGRILSLGCVSTYQRGSIEAACPNRKPLPLQLLAKSASLSTFFLPHFAKYGQLHFDRLCALHEQGILHCCIDPATFRGLEGVYDAIDWMFEQKNCGKVMVEL
- a CDS encoding ubiquitin-like protein, which encodes MRIQVRGTAPYSSDDVVVLENLTVAELRNSLMARFNIDAATHSIRLLYRGRLMQDANSVASYGVEEGSTVHIVVQPRQPEGGNNGGGEEHSAGPNQQHQFTMPQFSFGTAGNSGYNYVSGGGFSWQPFASTIASSISTAFQQHQQTAPQGASMPSATPPASDSSPHVTFSYEMGSNVPRSDGTAAAGAAGGSGIDAAAAAAAAAAANPAVAATVNAFTSQLPWLISSVLSNSLNGNAGAQQSQQQQQQPSTAGATPAETAGGTAAPAGSASGSTGAGAAADAAAPGQREASTPSPAAPQPPAAPAPAAAAGGVAPQPTFHFTTAASPPRMDVFVGNAAPSMSPLQYPQQQSSVVHIHVHCTPEELDAMPERLRRLSTQIPVGHVTLQADTTDRNSYPQPTLQEQQQQQPRATAAFQANSTNASSASDTQTPWINEAMSTALATLGMPQLLQLAAGNCSVLASLRLPLQEQVQRRLNGTDESPAAVVHVAQNEARQLSERILSMSAVQNLMTQQTAAATSAGRTVAEASQRVGMFRQELPRYLEHFYVSVMQHLSRSSANAAEWSRGLRNIVVRYVGMVLSRSARWFEGGSGAFQPAMANIMQSLLQSSGVQQQYPMLQAFSSMLSPMLQSLLGQWEREYDQSMRRSDDSLQFEQDASQQPTSPLLPPQAPVKAPAASAFDRAATAPSLVAESVSDLLTAGNADTLDGAARMDDDFEDLAKELMEDADNDAPQSAKKAVTPKSWPLETPSSDLSAVASQARLASAVEEWEEACDVPHSVAERVRAMATRYTEARVTQVLPSNTAESASTPQAPPPSHAEGRQNSSTRGHSDDWVMWEANPYGNSASRR